The proteins below are encoded in one region of Leptospira sp. WS4.C2:
- a CDS encoding Kelch repeat-containing protein gives MEKIKSIFLACIFISCKIASGDNPFDPNSPKNIGLLLLGAEPVVKMEFSTNRVQPGGTIYVSTNHDFTVRAEGLRLPISGAGVSPISQVIPRSRYLYEVRMKPSVTGGKFSINLKDYYLNESLLVNPENFEFEIDSQPPILELRTGNGIDISELQSGFLDIVSNEEIVWNGDLSQVTLSGTAKNSLVVSDIIVSSRNIRLLFAGNPNSNGGILTISFSDIKDKASNSQGVIMVPVNVFAFKSGPNLNVARRSCVGIELDDGRRLVLGGRAKKEVLINGNGTLSHGEFYNSVSKQFVPAPEMVYRRQEFDVVKLQDGRLLVSGGFGGKVGNPSNGSLASIEVYDPVTNTWTEGPQLTTPRQLHKMTVLPNGDVLVVGGLSPFKPFQSVAMVELIHITNDSATMTVETIGDLADSRGKQAQVLSPSSGKVVIFGGERSDVTGPMPNDFNAYALDSIAVYDVNSKVITNSQAKLYKRFNHFAHVLNNGEILVLGGVNSRFDISQPVLRAQIYNPVTDTIRDHKNLLFGREWGSSFVFPYGKDQLIVAGGLEYRTVNGSTFDSIHDTESWSESINRFYMTSRSLNARWEGCDIRYTTTGGGMILGGRIGDILGNTEEYSFE, from the coding sequence ATGGAAAAGATTAAATCCATTTTTCTGGCTTGTATTTTTATTTCCTGCAAGATTGCTTCAGGTGATAATCCATTTGATCCAAATTCCCCAAAAAACATAGGATTGCTTTTGTTAGGTGCCGAGCCTGTGGTTAAGATGGAATTTTCTACTAATCGTGTGCAGCCTGGGGGAACAATTTATGTATCAACTAATCATGATTTTACAGTTAGAGCTGAAGGGCTAAGATTGCCAATTTCTGGGGCCGGAGTGAGTCCGATTTCTCAGGTGATTCCACGAAGCCGATATTTATATGAAGTTCGTATGAAACCTTCTGTTACAGGCGGTAAATTCAGTATTAACTTGAAGGATTATTATTTAAATGAGTCTCTTTTGGTCAATCCAGAGAACTTTGAATTTGAAATTGATTCCCAACCGCCAATCCTTGAACTTCGAACAGGAAACGGAATTGATATTTCAGAATTACAGTCTGGATTTTTGGATATTGTTTCAAATGAAGAGATTGTATGGAATGGGGATTTATCTCAGGTTACTTTATCCGGGACAGCCAAAAATAGTTTAGTTGTTTCTGATATTATCGTCTCTTCGCGTAACATACGTCTGTTGTTTGCTGGAAATCCCAATTCAAATGGCGGTATATTAACTATCTCTTTCTCGGATATAAAAGACAAAGCTTCTAATTCTCAAGGAGTCATTATGGTTCCGGTGAATGTCTTCGCATTTAAAAGTGGGCCCAATCTAAATGTTGCGAGAAGATCATGTGTTGGCATTGAATTAGACGATGGCCGAAGGCTTGTTCTTGGAGGGCGTGCTAAGAAAGAAGTTTTGATCAATGGGAATGGGACGTTGAGTCATGGCGAATTCTATAATTCGGTATCGAAACAATTTGTTCCAGCACCCGAAATGGTTTACAGAAGACAAGAATTTGATGTAGTAAAACTTCAAGACGGAAGGCTTTTAGTTTCAGGTGGGTTCGGTGGAAAAGTTGGGAATCCGTCTAATGGAAGTTTGGCTTCCATTGAGGTTTATGATCCAGTAACAAATACCTGGACGGAAGGACCTCAACTTACTACTCCTCGCCAATTACATAAAATGACTGTTCTTCCAAATGGAGATGTTTTGGTTGTTGGTGGCCTTAGTCCATTTAAGCCATTCCAATCTGTTGCCATGGTAGAATTGATTCATATTACAAATGATTCTGCAACAATGACAGTAGAAACCATCGGAGACTTGGCCGATTCGCGAGGAAAACAGGCACAAGTGCTTTCACCTTCATCGGGTAAGGTGGTAATATTTGGAGGAGAACGATCTGATGTAACTGGTCCAATGCCTAATGATTTTAATGCATATGCTTTAGATTCGATAGCAGTTTATGATGTAAATTCGAAAGTAATAACAAACTCACAAGCCAAACTTTATAAAAGGTTCAATCATTTCGCGCATGTTTTAAACAACGGAGAAATATTAGTTCTCGGTGGTGTGAATTCTCGCTTTGACATTAGCCAACCGGTTTTACGTGCTCAGATTTACAATCCTGTAACAGATACAATTCGAGACCATAAAAACCTATTATTCGGAAGAGAGTGGGGCTCTTCGTTTGTATTCCCTTATGGTAAAGACCAACTGATTGTTGCTGGGGGTCTCGAATATCGTACGGTCAATGGTTCCACATTTGACTCTATCCATGATACTGAGTCCTGGTCGGAATCAATTAACAGATTTTACATGACAAGTCGCTCATTAAATGCAAGGTGGGAAGGTTGTGATATCCGCTATACCACAACAGGTGGGGGAATGATCCTTGGTGGCAGAATCGGCGACATCCTTGGAAATACGGAGGAGTATAGTTTTGAATAA
- a CDS encoding kelch-like protein, giving the protein MSALIFQNEIQISTRYQPNDYPSFVKTEILDLDLNVPVAAQFTKRHFSISDNYKNDLVLRDVFSLSESKIRVLFSVSSRSEWRDPISIFIQRPESLENYSFSGIQLEFKFPYPRYIGSISEAKGQIATISLLDGRILLVGGVSISGTTVATVEIFNPEVGSSTLLPSLNQSLMGMAICSDPNGVVYVSGGKTILGTPTAVSQINDRIYKIDWANQTVTELPMQMQRRRFGHTMVCLSNGDLLVSGGQFQVGNDHTAISNDHEYISVQAGTATFLGSGANFSMNTLYQYAEYDAEKQRVLFFGGRDRNDPFAVYSNSVNILNLNAKILYAHPVVLPISRSNVKSFVMPNGDRLIVGGTMGAGVGSRSIESWNEVNSVTKTHGFTSRIKNGSSIVTFSNSQILYTGGVDTYYKSAILELYDDIEKKNFVVDTMMNARSEHTAIPTSRGIVIFGDSVLADTRVELYGKD; this is encoded by the coding sequence TTGTCAGCTCTAATATTTCAAAACGAAATTCAAATCTCAACTAGATACCAACCGAATGATTATCCGTCTTTTGTGAAGACAGAAATATTGGATTTGGATTTAAATGTCCCAGTAGCTGCCCAGTTTACAAAAAGGCATTTTAGTATATCAGATAATTATAAAAATGATTTGGTATTACGTGATGTATTCTCACTTTCAGAATCAAAGATTCGTGTTTTATTTTCTGTGTCCTCAAGGTCAGAGTGGAGAGATCCAATCTCTATTTTTATCCAAAGGCCTGAGTCCTTGGAGAACTACTCGTTTTCAGGAATACAACTTGAATTTAAATTTCCCTACCCTCGTTATATTGGTTCGATTTCAGAAGCAAAGGGCCAGATCGCAACTATTTCCTTGTTAGATGGAAGAATTTTATTGGTAGGAGGGGTATCCATATCAGGAACTACTGTAGCAACAGTTGAAATCTTCAATCCTGAGGTTGGGTCATCAACTCTCCTCCCATCGCTTAATCAAAGTTTGATGGGTATGGCAATCTGTTCTGATCCAAATGGAGTTGTATATGTATCTGGTGGAAAAACAATACTAGGTACACCAACGGCAGTTTCTCAAATTAACGATCGAATTTATAAAATCGATTGGGCAAATCAGACTGTCACGGAACTTCCAATGCAGATGCAAAGGAGAAGGTTCGGCCATACGATGGTATGTTTGTCCAACGGGGATCTGTTGGTATCAGGAGGCCAATTCCAAGTAGGAAACGATCATACTGCTATCTCTAATGATCATGAATATATATCCGTTCAGGCCGGCACAGCGACATTTTTGGGTTCGGGAGCGAACTTTTCTATGAATACTTTGTATCAATACGCTGAGTATGATGCAGAGAAACAACGGGTGCTTTTCTTTGGGGGTAGAGATCGAAACGATCCTTTTGCTGTGTATTCAAATTCAGTTAATATTCTAAACTTAAATGCAAAAATTTTATATGCTCATCCCGTTGTTTTACCCATTTCAAGATCAAACGTAAAAAGTTTTGTGATGCCCAATGGAGATCGATTGATCGTTGGTGGTACCATGGGCGCTGGGGTGGGTTCACGGAGTATTGAATCTTGGAATGAAGTGAATTCAGTAACTAAAACCCATGGTTTTACGAGTAGAATCAAAAATGGAAGTTCTATCGTTACATTTTCCAATTCGCAAATTTTATATACAGGGGGAGTTGATACCTATTACAAATCTGCGATTCTTGAATTGTATGATGATATAGAAAAAAAGAATTTCGTAGTTGATACAATGATGAATGCACGGTCAGAGCACACGGCTATTCCTACTAGCAGAGGGATTGTAATCTTTGGCGATTCCGTTTTAGCGGATACAAGAGTGGAGTTATATGGAAAAGATTAA
- a CDS encoding caspase domain-containing protein, which yields MKSKILIFLFFASPLTLAADPGSKRFGFVVGVSEYKDLNLGDLKTAKSDALGMTKILFSYGSYNRIQTLVQEGSANSTPTKYNILSNFEALLEETNPDDLFVFYFSGHGVVDYNDKVYLLPEDANPLQPFESGIAVEQLLEMTRKHKLKRVVFFIDACRNPDDGKGEEGRKYLEGTTFRETEIVSVFYSTKVGYSSFEDPKSGYGVFTKFLIYGLEGRADSNYNGEVSYSELSNYVITSLRDWSKTNQKLQKPYTKEYAEKSEDTILTYAVNPETSLTDAPLFNPYNPTYAFRSFLFPGWGQYARGQEEKGKLYMSIFTFGVLYAGYQYNAYKHDKAAYESAVGIPPNPRIAETVALNYYLIEPHRQKLESSRANLSQALTVLLILWSANVFDFYLLGPNPKEKSGVWLEFDWENQGYMGIDRIGKLGYAMQY from the coding sequence ATGAAATCGAAAATTCTAATATTCTTATTCTTTGCTAGCCCTCTGACTTTGGCTGCGGATCCTGGTTCGAAACGATTTGGATTTGTAGTTGGGGTTAGCGAGTATAAAGATCTGAATCTTGGTGATTTAAAAACTGCCAAAAGCGATGCTTTGGGTATGACTAAAATTTTATTTAGTTATGGTTCTTATAATCGAATCCAAACGCTTGTCCAAGAAGGTTCGGCCAATTCAACACCAACAAAGTATAATATTTTATCTAATTTTGAAGCTTTGTTAGAAGAAACAAATCCAGATGACTTGTTTGTTTTCTACTTTTCCGGCCATGGAGTAGTTGATTACAATGATAAGGTCTATTTGCTCCCAGAAGATGCAAACCCTTTGCAACCGTTTGAGTCCGGAATTGCAGTTGAGCAGCTTCTCGAAATGACAAGGAAACATAAACTGAAGCGGGTTGTATTTTTCATTGATGCTTGTCGAAATCCTGATGATGGTAAAGGAGAAGAAGGCAGAAAATATCTAGAGGGCACAACGTTTCGCGAAACAGAGATTGTTTCTGTTTTTTATTCCACTAAGGTGGGTTATTCTAGTTTTGAAGACCCAAAATCTGGTTATGGAGTTTTTACTAAGTTTTTGATCTATGGGTTGGAAGGTAGAGCAGACTCTAACTATAACGGCGAAGTCTCTTATTCAGAATTGTCCAACTATGTAATTACTTCCTTACGAGACTGGTCAAAGACAAACCAAAAATTACAGAAGCCTTATACCAAGGAATATGCGGAGAAGTCCGAGGACACAATTCTAACTTACGCGGTCAATCCTGAGACTTCACTTACGGATGCTCCCTTATTCAATCCTTACAATCCAACCTACGCCTTCCGTTCTTTTTTATTCCCTGGATGGGGGCAATATGCTAGAGGCCAGGAAGAAAAAGGAAAACTTTATATGTCCATCTTTACATTTGGAGTTCTCTATGCCGGGTATCAGTACAATGCGTATAAACACGATAAAGCAGCCTATGAGTCAGCGGTTGGCATTCCACCAAATCCGCGTATTGCTGAAACAGTCGCACTAAATTATTATTTAATTGAACCGCATAGGCAGAAGTTGGAATCATCACGAGCCAATTTATCTCAGGCCCTTACGGTACTTCTGATTCTCTGGTCGGCAAATGTGTTTGATTTTTATCTATTAGGACCCAATCCTAAGGAAAAGTCGGGTGTTTGGCTCGAGTTTGATTGGGAAAACCAGGGTTATATGGGAATCGACAGGATTGGGAAGTTAGGATATGCGATGCAGTATTAG
- a CDS encoding methyl-accepting chemotaxis protein translates to MSTRTSLESIKTKKNWVELGPVYVNRVRFLLAGFYIIATLGSYKTSTTLQTTSYLVGITCMFLYGGLQAYLFKKEKLHPFFPKALIILDITVLFAVTASGLMGGSGVAADLIKSPTLYVLYYFYVVYSAFLFSKRTLLMSTYYSAFCLVLISVIGYGQGVEFKEVEGFQSQKSTVGISNEVFKILFLICFGYLTSAVLNLLNEIKNESEDRQKIAEMERTTADNLNRNLVQVGSELFKTLKSIREITTDFNFQIESQDRSIHELTEFVSSFSESIQSSVDNIGKQHNQITLLNHKSDTLKLSISEIGTVVEDLNSNMSDFQDRSNVLSGTVKNLEERLRSVNESQKEVSEVNDIMAEIADRTNLLALNASIEAARAGEHGRGFAVVAQEVAKLAENSNENATKIKKIITTSNRFIQEGTELASVSLKQTEALQSKYELLSEVIKTATNKINSQKDINNEVLESLDLIESISRELDQESKVLNRDKDQMVAVVQKMDEINREVVINARKVGENTLSLEKQAADLAAEQ, encoded by the coding sequence ATGTCGACGAGAACTAGTTTAGAATCAATAAAAACCAAAAAAAACTGGGTAGAATTGGGCCCTGTGTATGTAAATCGGGTCAGGTTCCTTTTGGCGGGATTCTATATCATCGCAACCCTCGGTTCTTATAAAACCTCAACCACATTACAAACTACGAGTTATCTCGTGGGGATTACTTGTATGTTTTTGTATGGTGGTCTTCAGGCTTATCTATTCAAAAAGGAAAAATTACATCCATTTTTTCCTAAGGCACTCATCATTTTGGACATAACGGTTCTATTCGCGGTCACTGCTTCCGGCCTAATGGGTGGTAGTGGGGTTGCTGCGGACTTAATTAAATCACCCACTCTCTATGTGTTGTATTATTTTTATGTAGTTTATTCTGCTTTTTTATTTTCCAAACGAACTCTGCTAATGAGTACCTACTATTCAGCTTTTTGTTTGGTACTGATTTCTGTCATTGGTTATGGGCAAGGAGTTGAGTTTAAAGAGGTGGAAGGATTCCAAAGCCAAAAGAGTACAGTTGGTATCTCTAATGAAGTATTTAAAATACTGTTTTTAATTTGTTTTGGGTATTTAACATCTGCAGTCTTAAATTTATTAAATGAAATCAAAAACGAGTCGGAAGATCGACAAAAAATTGCAGAAATGGAAAGGACCACGGCGGACAATTTAAATCGCAATTTGGTACAGGTTGGATCTGAGTTATTTAAAACTTTAAAATCGATCCGCGAAATCACAACAGATTTCAATTTTCAAATTGAATCACAAGACAGATCCATTCATGAATTGACTGAGTTTGTTTCATCCTTTTCGGAAAGCATTCAATCTTCCGTAGACAATATTGGAAAACAACACAATCAAATCACTTTGTTAAACCACAAATCAGATACACTTAAACTGAGTATTTCTGAAATAGGAACGGTTGTGGAAGATTTGAATTCCAATATGAGTGATTTTCAAGATAGAAGTAATGTATTATCTGGAACAGTTAAGAATTTAGAAGAAAGGCTGCGATCCGTCAATGAATCACAAAAAGAAGTGAGTGAAGTGAATGATATTATGGCAGAAATTGCAGACCGAACGAATTTGTTGGCTCTTAATGCCTCAATCGAAGCAGCAAGGGCCGGGGAACATGGTCGAGGATTTGCAGTTGTGGCACAAGAGGTTGCAAAATTAGCTGAAAATTCGAATGAAAATGCAACTAAAATCAAAAAAATCATAACAACTTCTAATCGGTTCATTCAAGAAGGAACAGAACTTGCGTCCGTTTCTTTAAAACAAACAGAAGCACTTCAATCAAAGTATGAGCTTTTAAGTGAAGTCATAAAAACGGCAACGAACAAAATCAATTCTCAAAAAGATATCAATAATGAAGTATTAGAGTCCTTAGATTTGATCGAATCGATTTCAAGAGAACTGGATCAAGAATCAAAAGTTTTAAATCGAGATAAGGACCAAATGGTCGCTGTAGTTCAAAAAATGGATGAAATAAACAGAGAAGTTGTTATTAATGCTAGAAAAGTTGGTGAGAATACTTTAAGTTTGGAAAAACAAGCCGCAGATTTAGCAGCTGAACAATAG
- a CDS encoding pirin family protein: protein METLKPNNNSLERKLHPASERGHVNFGWLDSHHSFSFGHWYHPEKTNFGALRVLNDDIVEPSMGFGTHPHQNMEIISIPLFGELAHKDSTGTNGIIRTGDVQIMSAGSGIMHSEFNHSSEKKVNFLQIWILPKVAGIEPRYAQKTFSEAGRVNRFQTVVSPIDEEAVWINQDAYFSLATLNPGKELSYQVHAPGQGIFTFLISGKLKVEDILLERRDAVGLLGQDTYKFQAEVKSELLVIEVPMK, encoded by the coding sequence ATGGAAACATTAAAACCCAACAACAATTCCTTAGAAAGAAAACTTCATCCAGCTTCTGAACGCGGACATGTCAATTTCGGATGGTTGGACAGTCACCATTCCTTTAGTTTCGGTCATTGGTACCATCCCGAAAAAACAAACTTCGGAGCACTTCGCGTTTTAAACGATGACATTGTCGAACCAAGTATGGGTTTTGGAACACACCCTCACCAGAATATGGAAATTATTTCTATCCCACTTTTTGGAGAGTTGGCCCATAAAGATAGTACAGGTACGAATGGAATCATTCGCACGGGAGATGTACAAATTATGTCTGCTGGTTCAGGAATTATGCACTCGGAGTTCAACCACAGCAGTGAAAAGAAAGTGAATTTTTTGCAAATATGGATCCTTCCGAAAGTAGCAGGCATTGAACCAAGATATGCTCAAAAAACTTTTTCGGAGGCAGGAAGGGTAAACCGTTTCCAAACCGTAGTTTCTCCGATTGATGAAGAGGCGGTTTGGATCAACCAAGATGCCTACTTTTCTTTGGCAACTTTAAATCCAGGAAAAGAGCTTTCTTATCAAGTCCATGCGCCAGGCCAAGGAATCTTTACTTTTCTCATCAGTGGGAAACTGAAAGTGGAAGATATCCTCTTGGAACGCAGAGATGCCGTTGGTCTTTTGGGACAAGATACATATAAGTTTCAAGCAGAGGTGAAATCCGAACTTCTCGTGATTGAAGTGCCGATGAAATAA
- a CDS encoding carbonic anhydrase gives MKSYRWILCFVLFTLSSNAFAESNTGVPIQEALQKLIDGNIRFTKGKVNRPNQSLERIREVSKNQTPFATIVGCSDSRVPNEIIFDQGVGDLFIVRTAGQVSTYASWGSIEFSVAVLGVNLVVVLGHSNCGAVNAACKANDVPGHIITLTNAIKPAAEKTKHLEGDWLENAVKANVALQVSSLRKLDPILSKRYNNGQLHIVGAVYDLETGKVNFLSEDYITSITK, from the coding sequence ATGAAAAGTTACAGGTGGATTTTATGCTTTGTTCTTTTTACACTTTCTTCAAATGCCTTTGCGGAAAGTAACACCGGCGTTCCGATACAAGAAGCCTTACAAAAGTTAATCGATGGAAACATTAGATTCACAAAAGGGAAAGTAAATCGACCAAACCAGTCTTTAGAAAGGATCCGAGAGGTTTCAAAAAATCAAACTCCGTTTGCTACAATTGTCGGATGTTCCGATTCTAGAGTCCCAAACGAAATCATTTTCGACCAAGGAGTAGGTGATTTGTTTATCGTAAGGACAGCAGGCCAAGTGTCCACCTATGCATCCTGGGGATCCATAGAATTTTCTGTCGCTGTACTTGGTGTGAACTTAGTTGTAGTTCTCGGTCATTCCAACTGCGGGGCAGTCAACGCGGCATGTAAAGCAAATGATGTACCTGGTCACATCATAACCCTGACCAATGCAATTAAACCAGCTGCTGAAAAAACAAAACATCTAGAAGGTGATTGGTTAGAAAATGCCGTAAAAGCAAATGTTGCCTTACAAGTTTCTTCTCTTAGAAAACTAGATCCCATTCTCTCCAAACGATACAACAATGGCCAACTTCACATTGTTGGCGCAGTTTATGATTTGGAAACAGGGAAAGTAAATTTTCTCTCAGAAGATTACATCACTTCCATTACAAAGTAG
- a CDS encoding sodium-dependent bicarbonate transport family permease, giving the protein MDIIQALVANLQTPMFLAFLLGIIATVLKSDLKFPDGMYTGLTIYLLFAIGLKGGVKLNNTTLIEFYKPAIAALVLCVTIPLIAFGLLTKFGKYDKANAAALAAHYGSVSAVTFSEALAFLDSLHISYEGFMPSMLAIMEIPAILVALLLVKMNPKDNTEESSWGKILHELFTGKGTLLLLGGLIIGMISGKKGHEQFAPLFETPFRGMLILFLLEVGIVTGRRLSDLKKAGVFLIGFGILFPIVTAMFGLYLGKFIGLSMGGAMVLGTLSASASYIAAPAAVRIAIPEASPAIYLTASLAITFPFNLSVGLPLYLTVSKYLYGA; this is encoded by the coding sequence ATGGACATTATACAAGCATTAGTTGCAAACTTACAAACACCAATGTTTCTTGCCTTTTTACTGGGAATCATAGCCACAGTTTTAAAAAGTGATTTAAAATTTCCAGATGGAATGTATACGGGACTCACCATATATCTCCTCTTTGCCATCGGGCTAAAAGGAGGTGTGAAACTTAATAATACAACTCTAATTGAATTTTACAAACCAGCAATAGCGGCACTTGTCTTATGTGTGACAATACCACTCATTGCCTTTGGACTTTTGACAAAATTTGGTAAATATGATAAAGCAAATGCGGCTGCCCTTGCCGCCCATTATGGGTCCGTGTCCGCTGTAACATTTAGTGAGGCACTTGCATTTCTAGATTCTCTTCATATTAGTTATGAAGGTTTTATGCCAAGTATGTTAGCCATCATGGAAATTCCCGCTATCCTTGTGGCATTACTACTAGTAAAAATGAATCCAAAAGACAATACGGAAGAGTCCTCTTGGGGAAAAATTTTACACGAACTCTTCACGGGCAAAGGAACCTTGTTGTTGTTAGGTGGCCTTATCATTGGAATGATCTCTGGTAAAAAAGGTCATGAACAATTTGCTCCCCTTTTCGAAACACCGTTTCGGGGAATGTTGATCTTGTTTCTTTTGGAAGTTGGAATTGTTACTGGAAGAAGATTGTCCGACCTCAAAAAAGCAGGTGTGTTTTTGATCGGTTTTGGAATCCTCTTTCCAATTGTTACTGCTATGTTCGGATTGTATTTAGGAAAATTCATTGGATTATCCATGGGGGGCGCGATGGTTCTTGGGACACTCAGTGCCAGTGCCTCCTATATTGCAGCACCTGCAGCCGTAAGGATTGCCATTCCCGAAGCAAGTCCAGCTATTTATTTAACAGCATCTCTTGCCATCACCTTCCCGTTTAACCTTTCCGTTGGATTACCCTTGTATCTCACTGTCTCGAAATATCTTTATGGAGCCTGA
- a CDS encoding DUF5982 domain-containing protein encodes MFFRNLISLLVSLSIGISIPLYAEERKSDVPDWIGEFKKLDEKELANKKEGWYATGLPLFGNDAVNGSGLGVLANIFYNGSKSDSSFKYTPYEHLFAVGIYRTNRGTQNNYLAWDAPYFLDTAYRLKAYIGRDASFYNQYFGVGTESLQPLYFKDRNMDGSRITRNATYSDFENANSYARNRGPGKEFTSNQHYHDYQFETTYGQFSLDKTIFQVFRVWGGVEFSKNSIKRYDGTSTEAREPLTGFKVPAIEDSSKITEDANSGKIIGINGGHLNYVRGGIAYDTRDYEPDPDRGWLIEYNINKAERTIGSDFNYIRHFAQAKNFYQPFPKLFEEFVIAQRVALTKIEGNVPFFEYRYLFSIDGPFGALGGQNTLRGFRQERFFGPVIGFYNIELRYRVGSFSLWDQFFQLSIVPFYDVGRVWDKLRDVNALGYKHARGVGLRLIWDQATVILLDYAYSKEDQLFYLDMGHTF; translated from the coding sequence ATGTTTTTTCGGAATCTGATTTCCTTGTTGGTATCTTTATCAATAGGGATTTCCATTCCTTTGTATGCGGAAGAAAGGAAATCCGATGTACCGGATTGGATTGGTGAGTTTAAAAAGTTAGACGAGAAGGAATTGGCCAACAAAAAAGAAGGATGGTATGCCACAGGCCTTCCTTTATTTGGAAATGATGCTGTCAATGGGTCTGGTCTTGGCGTTCTTGCCAATATTTTCTATAACGGAAGCAAATCAGATTCTTCGTTCAAATACACTCCTTATGAACATCTGTTTGCTGTAGGTATTTACCGTACCAATCGTGGAACACAGAACAATTATCTCGCTTGGGATGCCCCATACTTTCTGGATACGGCTTATCGGCTAAAAGCTTATATAGGCCGAGATGCTAGTTTTTATAATCAGTACTTTGGGGTTGGAACCGAAAGTTTACAGCCACTCTATTTCAAAGATAGAAATATGGATGGAAGTCGGATCACTCGCAATGCTACGTATTCTGACTTTGAAAATGCAAATTCCTATGCACGAAATCGTGGGCCGGGAAAAGAATTCACATCGAACCAACACTACCATGACTATCAATTTGAAACGACGTATGGGCAATTTTCGTTAGACAAAACAATTTTCCAAGTGTTTCGCGTTTGGGGTGGAGTCGAGTTTTCAAAAAATTCTATTAAGAGGTATGACGGAACTTCTACAGAGGCTAGAGAGCCTTTGACAGGTTTCAAAGTTCCAGCGATTGAAGATAGTTCCAAAATCACAGAAGATGCGAATTCAGGAAAAATCATTGGTATCAATGGCGGGCATTTAAATTACGTACGCGGTGGCATTGCCTATGATACGAGAGATTATGAACCCGATCCTGATCGTGGTTGGCTCATTGAATATAATATCAATAAAGCAGAACGAACGATCGGTTCGGATTTTAATTACATCAGACATTTTGCCCAAGCGAAGAACTTTTACCAACCATTCCCGAAACTCTTTGAAGAGTTTGTGATCGCACAACGTGTGGCACTCACAAAAATTGAAGGGAATGTTCCTTTTTTTGAATATCGATATCTTTTTTCCATCGATGGTCCGTTTGGTGCTCTTGGGGGACAGAACACACTTCGAGGGTTTAGGCAGGAGCGTTTTTTTGGCCCTGTTATTGGGTTTTATAATATTGAGTTACGTTACCGTGTGGGTAGTTTTTCACTATGGGATCAGTTCTTTCAGCTAAGTATTGTTCCGTTCTATGACGTGGGTCGAGTCTGGGACAAACTACGTGACGTGAATGCTCTAGGTTATAAACATGCCCGAGGGGTGGGATTACGGTTGATTTGGGACCAAGCAACCGTAATCTTACTAGACTATGCGTATTCCAAAGAAGACCAATTGTTTTATTTGGATATGGGCCATACCTTTTAG